A window of Corallococcus macrosporus DSM 14697 contains these coding sequences:
- a CDS encoding DUF2381 family protein, which translates to MLMLLSGAETAQPSSTAASPEVRRVDLLAESSEAMPPTEVQISPRVSTTFEFDAALDPAKLVLEGEMRFSLVDLGRNTLRLVPSEQVLPGERLRLTVLFQDGSVPRGAAFVLVAHPARAERLIEVWRQPRSAESYQQEAMAARAETQRCHEENARLRAEYEGPGGIAGLLATGIIKEEGVDAKYLLVNKELHQHPGNALRTLRAWSYRAPARVALSVEFENLDAAHPWSAEGASLVSRTGASLKTLTVWQKDPISRDQLGRVVVEAEATPDAARGTYTLKLWGPGGLRAITLSGVTFP; encoded by the coding sequence GTGCTCATGCTCCTCTCTGGAGCCGAGACCGCTCAACCGTCTTCTACGGCTGCGAGCCCCGAGGTGCGCCGTGTCGATCTCCTGGCGGAGTCATCCGAGGCGATGCCGCCCACCGAGGTCCAGATAAGCCCACGCGTATCCACCACTTTCGAGTTCGACGCCGCCCTCGATCCGGCGAAGCTCGTACTTGAGGGCGAAATGCGATTCTCACTCGTGGACCTCGGGCGCAACACGCTCCGGCTGGTGCCCTCGGAGCAAGTCTTGCCCGGCGAGCGCCTGCGGCTGACAGTGCTCTTCCAGGACGGCTCGGTCCCCCGAGGGGCTGCCTTTGTCCTCGTCGCCCACCCCGCACGCGCCGAGCGACTCATAGAGGTGTGGCGTCAGCCTCGATCGGCGGAGTCCTACCAGCAGGAGGCGATGGCAGCCCGTGCTGAGACTCAGCGCTGCCACGAGGAGAACGCGCGGCTGCGCGCGGAGTACGAAGGTCCAGGGGGCATCGCCGGGCTCCTGGCCACCGGCATCATCAAAGAGGAAGGCGTCGATGCGAAGTACCTCCTGGTCAACAAGGAGCTCCACCAACATCCCGGCAATGCGCTCCGGACACTGCGGGCATGGAGCTACCGCGCCCCCGCCCGCGTGGCTCTCTCGGTCGAGTTTGAGAACCTGGATGCTGCCCATCCCTGGTCAGCGGAAGGCGCATCGCTGGTGAGCAGGACGGGCGCATCGCTGAAGACTCTGACGGTCTGGCAGAAGGACCCGATCTCTCGTGATCAACTCGGACGCGTCGTGGTGGAAGCGGAAGCAACACCCGATGCGGCCCGAGGCACGTACACCCTGAAGCTGTGGGGACCGGGCGGACTGCGCGCCATCACGCTCTCCGGCGTGACGTTCCCGTAG